The genome window TTCTGTGGTGCTCGGAGAAGGAACACCGCTGCCCGATACGGAGTATGCTTCGCTGGATGAGGTGTTTGCCCTAGGTGACACGCAGGACAAACGGTATATCGAATTTCAGCTGGAGAGTTCCACGACACCGATTGCGCCTCGACAGCAGTTTCTTCCTTCATCCTATGCCTTTATTGCGGCCGATGGATCAGATGCGAAAGAAGATTTTTCTGTGACGGGCGTGTTAACCGTTTCCAGCGAGACACTGGGCACCGCGCAGCTTACCGTGGGCGGAAATCTGGATGTGGCCGAATATGTTACGATGACCGATGATGCGACGTTCGATGGTACGACAAAAATAACGAAAGATGCCACCTTCAATGAATCTGTATCCTTTAATGCCGATGTCACCATGGAAAAGGGAGGCACGGTGAAGGGGAATATGACGGCTACCGTATCTCAGACCAAGTTTGCAGGCGGACTCAGCTGGGATACCATGGATATGGTGTACTCGAATAATACCAGTGTTACCGTCGGCGAGTCGCATACCGCTTCGACGGACGGGTTTCTGATCATTGATTTCAAAACAAACCGAAAAGACAATGACAACAACGGTCATGTGAATGTAACCGTTGCAGGTAATACGTTGCAGATGCGGCATTTTCAGAACTACGGCGGCGCGGGTAACGATATGAAATATTACGATGTCGCGATGGTGCCGGTTGCAATGGGTGAATCGTTCTCCATTACGATTGACGGCGAGATGAGCGCGAAAAGCGGCGACTACACCCTGACGGCACAATTCATTCCATTGGGAAAATAATCAGATGACACAGCATGTGCAGGAACGGCAACCAAACGGGAAGAGCAGTATGAAATCACAAACATGGTTTGATAAATTGGGCTGGGGGCAATGTGCATGGATCGGAATGACAGTGGCAGGGCTGTTTTTCGGAGTGGCCCATGCCGTCGCAGATGGTACGAATACGGTTTCTCTGAAATTTCCGGCGGATATGGTGCTGCCTCTGAACCATGTCGATACGTATTTTTCCAGCAACAATGTGTCGCTTTATCAGCAGGGGGGCGGCAGTGCCGGCGTCCGGCTGTCGGGCGGGGTCATCAAATATCCGGTGGCCACCAATACCAGTTCTCCCGCAGTTGCTTACAAGTTGGCTTCGTCCGATTTCGGGCACAACATTGAACATGATAAACCGGATGCGTATTTAGGCGAGCCACTGGATCCTCCGGAACTCGAAGACGGGTATTCCATCGATTGGTCGTACATGCTGAGCAACGGGATTCCCGATGGGGCATCGGCCGTTTATTCTCCGTCGGTGCCTGCGGTTTATGCCACGCAGGGCGGGGTTTTGTATCTTAACTGGCTGGTCGTCAACAGCGCGGACGAATCGGTTACAACCAATCAGGTGACGTACACCGTTGCCAACAGCTCTACCGGCCGGCCGTATCGTATTTACTGGACCGACGATCCCTACAATGCGCCACCGGTCAGTCTGGCAGGACAGTTCTATAAAATTTACTACACCGTGGATTGTCCGGCAGCGGTCTATCAGGTCACCACGAATGTCAACGGAATCATAACCAGCAATGTCCTGTACGGGGTCTATACCGATTCGGCCAGTAATCTGCGTGTGGCAGCCAGTGATGACAACCATGTAGAAGGATTGTTTCTGCTGCAGTATTTCAAAACCGGAAATTACAAAGAGCAAACCGGTATGATTGTGGTGGAAGCAAAACGCCCGAATATCACGACTGTGGACGCCGACATTGGCAGTCCCATCTGGCCGGTAAGTGCCGGTTATGATACCGACGGGCTGGAAGCCATCGTGACGCAGTCTTCCGGGAGCGACGGAACCAGTTATTTGTTTCAGCAGAGCGGCGGGACAAAAGACGGCTGGGTTTTCCCCGTTGGTTCCACCCTGGCAGAACCGTGGAACATTGAGATTTATTGGGAAGCACCGGATTTGATGGGGACCTACTGGCCTTTTGAAGTGGACTGGTATGCGGCGGACTGGCCTGATGATCCGCAGTTGTTTGTGCGGGGCGACGGCATCGGCGGCGATTACGGGGCCAATGTCTACGTTCCCTCCAGCATGGTGGCATCGGTGATGTCCTATCAGGAACCTCCGGATCATGCATCCATCGTTTCTAATAATATTTTTGTGACGACGACCAACAACGGGCTGTCGCTGCTTCGCTTAGATACCGATAGCGATGTCTGGTTTGTTCCCGTCAAATCCGTGGGCCGCACGTACAGCCGTTTTGACCTTACAGGCAAAGTGTGGGACATCGGTAAGGAGATCCGTCCTTTTGAATCTGCCTGGAGCATGAATTTCCCGCAGTATACATCCTGCCTGAAGGTTGATGAGCTTGAACTGGCCGACAGTTTTTCGCTGGAATGCTGGATCTACACGCCGAATCTGGCGGTGGTGACCAATGGGGAACTGGTGATATTTGATCAGAATACCCAGGCCTACAGCGATTATCATGATTACAATACCATTGTCCGCCTGCAAATCGAACCGGCCAATGGCTCAACAGAGGCTCTGTGTCTGAACGGGTATATGAGCAGCGGCAATTCTTCCGCCGACTATGTGGTGGATACCTATTCTGCGACCCCTCTAGAATCCTATACCTGGTACCATGTGATGTTTACTTACGACAGTACTCTGGGGGAGGCGAGTCTGTATGTGAATGGAGAACTTCAGCAGACGGATAAGGTCAAAGGCTCCCGGCTGTCCGGTTCCTCAGCTTTTTATATCGGACGCCGTAATAACGACGGCAGTGAATCATTGCAGACGAATTTTCGCGGTCTGATCGATGAAGTCCGTATCTGGACCAGAGCGCTGAGTGAATCGCAGGCCTACAGTATCTATGATGGCGAAATGAAAGGCTATTCGCTGGATCAGTTGCGGTCGGCAGGATTACAGGCTTACTGGCCCATGAGCCCCGACAATATACAGAATGCCACCGATACCAGTTTTGAATTAAAGGATGTGGCTGGCGGGATAACGGCTACAGCCTATTTTGATGCCGTGCTCCTTCCGGAAGGTGCGGTGGGATTATGCGGACTGGATGGCTATTCGGCCTATCACGGCTACATCTATACGCCTTTTGGCACCGATTATAATGCCGACTTGTATGCCGAATCGTCTTCGGCTTCTCCCAATGCCAATAGCTATATTTACGGCGTCAATACCAACAGTTCGCTGGAAGTCTGGTGGTCTCAGGAGATGAAGCAGGACGATATGCCCGACCCCATGTATTTCCCCGCACAGGTCCAGCATTATGACAATCAATGGCCGGAGTCGGCGTCCGAAATGGTCCTGGCATCCTTTGCCGGCAGCAGTGCAGGGAATGTGGCGGAAACCGGAGCGGCACTTGTACTGAATCCCGATCGCGACAGCTATGCGCAGGCTCAGTCCGGGGTTTATTTCGACGGCGATTTCACCATTGAGGGTTGGGTTTTTCTGAATAAACTTACTCCTTATGCCCGGTTGTTAGAATATGGTAACGGTCCCGGTACAAATAGTATCATGCTGAGTGTCACGGCAGGTTCGGAATGTCGACCCTATCTGGATATCTTTGATTCCTATGGCAATGCATCATCATTTAATGCAACATCGTTGATTCCTACCGGTCGTTGGGTACATGTGGCGGCCACCTGGTCTGACGGAATTGGAACCCTGTATATCGATGGTAACGAGGCCGGTTCGGCTGCCAACATGATTTCGCCGGAGAAAGTCGTCCGGCATCAGAATTATATCGGGCACAGCGAATGGGATGATTCCGCACACCCTCCCATGGATGGCATGGTCGATGAAGTGCGCATTTGGGATTCCGCCCGCACGCTGCAACAAATTCGCTACGATATGTTTGCCAACTATGAATTGCAGACCGTCGATGGATTGGTCATGAACCTGCCCTTTGATGAAGGGGAGGGCGTGCTAACCCGCGATGTGGTCAGCGGTAAATGGGTTTTGTGCAAACGGGCCGAATGGGTGGAACCGGGGGCACCGAAAGCCACGCGACATGTTTATTCGTCCGACGAAAATGCGTCGATTTATTACCGCAATACCTCCACCGATGACGGCTATAATCCCAACGAGGAACATGCCTTTATCACCGAATATGCCGGCGGATATACCGTTTTTGCTCTGCGTGACGATCTGAATCGGGCCGGTGAGTCCGAACCTTATGTGCTGGTGAATTATCAGGATACGGATACAGACACGTGGAAAATGGATCTGTTCCATGTGGTTCGTACGAATAGGCTGTATCAGAAATTTGAACTGGAAATGACGGCGGGTGAAGTACAGCCCGGGCCGATCCCGCTGACGCTGCTCCCAAATCCCTGGACATCCGCTACGACCTGTGATCAGGGACCCGGCTGGCGTGATCGTGAATTGGTCTGGTGGGCAAAGGCATCAACGGATACCAATGACTGGCAGTATGCCACCAATGAGATCGCCGGAAAAATGATCATGCGGAACTATTATCCCATGCAGTCGTCCTTCTGGTTCCCGAATATCGCCGCAGCGGATCAGCCTGCTGTGCAGACGCCTATCCCGTGGTTATATGACACGACCACAAATTTTTGGGTGATACCGAATTATCCAACGAAATATGATCCGATTGCTGTCTGTTGGACGGTTTCCTGGCCTACCAATGTGGCGCAGCTGGATGTGGGACAGACTCTGACCACCGCAGAAGGTGATCTGCCGGACATTTGGGATCAGAACAGCGTCGATTTGCTTTATCAGCAGTCCAAAGTGCGTACAAGTGTCGACAGTGTGTCGCTTTATGATCCGATTCAGGATCAGTCGGGGACGCTGTCGTATTCCTTGGAGGAATACGGACTGGAAACCACTGGCGATCATCCGGCCATTTACAATCGCAACGGAAAATATTATTTCAGCGATCTTTCGCCGGATATCAGCGGTCGCCTGTATTTCGATCCGGCTCGTAGCGAAGGCAATTTGCGTTTCGAAGGACAGGATGTCGCTGGATTAACTCAGTCTTACCTACTGGTGAATGTGCTTAGCGATGAGCAGCGTCAGCAAGTGCTGGATCTTGTACTGGGGAATGTCGATTCCAGCAATGAATACACCGATGTGCAGCAGGATTGGAATCTGACTGTCAGTCAGCTGGCCACAAGTATTGTCCCTGAAGAATCCAATATTCCCTTTGATCATCTGGCACTGACGGCACTGGGCACCGGCACCGGCTATATTACGCTGGTGATGAATAATGCCACCAATCAGGCCATGGGCGTGGCGTCTTCTGATCCCATCAGCATGTCGGTGATTCAGGTGACGAGCAATTTGACTCCCGGCGTCGTGATTCCATTGGAAGATGGCTATAACACGCTGTCCGATCAGATGACCATGCTGCATTCATTGGATTTTGCCGGTACACAGCAGCATTTTGAATACGATTGGCGTCGCCATGATCCCAATGCCGATGGAACCACCCCCGATGATCCTGATGGCAGCCTGGTTTATGAGCAGGGAACCGGCGTTTACGCGGTGGTGATCGGTGGGGAATCAGCGACCTTGGACGATATGGTGAACCGCTTCTTCGCCGTTCGCTATCGGGCGGTCAGTTCCAATGCGGTCGCAGTATGCGGAACGAACTGGAGTGAATTTACCTCCTTTGCTCTGTCGGAAGGCTGGGTGCAGCGGGTACTGAATGCTATCACGCCCTTCGAACAGCGCATGCGCGATCTCTATGATAACGAAGTGGAAACCGACGGATCCATGATTCAGCAGGCCGGTGCACCCTATGCCGGGGATGTGGCACTGAATATGGATTCCGTAGAAAATGTGGGGTTGATCCAGCTCTATCAGACGGTTCTGAATCGAGCCATTGATTTGAGTCTGAATCAGGGGATCGACAGCATTAACGCCAATCAGCAGCTGATGCTGGCCGCCACCCGCCTGAATGATTTGTATATGCTGCTGGGCAACGAAGCCTACAGCGATGCGCAGGATCCCACCGTGGGATTTGGTTCGACACAATCGCCTGTAACGGGCGGGTCCATCGATTACGGACAAATGGCGTCGTCGCTGTTCTGTTTCGATAATCAGGTGCCGACCCTGCTGGACGAAGAACTGGCACTGCTGCGCGGCGTGGGAACATCAAACCTGTCGCCGGGCACCGATGTTTATCCTGTGGAAAACCGTCTGTGGTGGAACTTTACCAAGGGCATCACTGCCGGTGAAGTGGCCTATGCCATGAATTATAATATAAAAGGCCTGACCAATGCGATTATTGATGCAACCGTTGCCAAGGAATACTATCCGCAGGGTCACGGTGATGCCTGGGGCTATTATCTGGATGCCCTCTGGGGTTATTATTCTTTGATGCAGTATACCAATTTCGATTGGGGGGCGCCGTCCATTACTCCCATGCTCATGAATGATGTGACGATTGATGCGGATTACTTCGACGAAGAGAAATTTGCGCAGTCTGCCGCCGCGATGGCGCGTACCGGCAGGGACATTGTGCATCGCACCTATTGCAAAGCCTACACAGAATACAGCGATGGAACGTTGTTCCCGGGATATACCGACAGCAATCCCGATCGTGCCTGGGGCGTCAGTGAATGGGGAAGTCGTGCCGGTATGGGTGCCTTTTATAACTGGGTGGCCGCTCAGTCACTGCTGCCGATGCCGTCGGACTGGCAGGATACCGATGCGTCCGTGACTTTCAGCCCCGACAGCTATGTGGCATTGCCTGACTCCGTCGGATTCGAAGGTGATTTCACCATAGAGGCCTGGGTGAAACTGCGCGAATTCGCGCCCTATGCCGAAGCCCTTTCTTTTGGTACGGGTTCGCTGACCAACAATGTGTTCCTTTCTCTGTCAGATAATGCAGCCCTGCGACCCTATCTGGATATCGTGGATGAATCCGGGCATTCGACGTCGGTTTCTTCCGATATGCTGCTCGATGCCGATACCTGGTATCATATTGCTGTGGTGCTGGAGGATACCACCGCATCGCTCTACATCAATGGCGAATTGCATGGCACACAGACGGGTATGAATGTGCCTATTGGCGTCATTCGCACATCCAATCGGCTGGGTCTGTCGGATTTGGGCGATTCTTCCCACCATACCGTTCCCGGCAAACTCAGCGATGTGCGGATCTGGGATACCGCCCGCGTGCAAAGCGATATTCAAAATGATATGAATCGCCGTCTGGCCGGCACGGAAACCGGTTTGTTTGCCTATTGGCCCATGAATACGGGCAGCGGCACCATGGTTTATGATCTGACGCGCAAGGGATTAAACGGATCTTTTGCGGGCGATGTCTCCTGGTCCGAGGATAGTCCGGATCTCAGCATCTCGGCGGACTTTACGGATGAGGGAATCCTGAAAATAGATCGTTCTACCGTTCCCGCACTGGATGAACTGGCATCGACGTCGCGGTCGATTCAGCGCGAAGTGGATAATGCCGATCAGTGTCTGAATCCGCTTGGATTGTCCCGGGATGCGGTGCTGTTTGATATCAGCCCAGCCGCATTGGAATCCGGTCAGTCGCATTTCGAACAGATCGAGGAACGTGCGGAAAAAGCACTGGTGAATGCGAAATCGGCTTTTGATGCCGCCAGCGAGGCGGGTAAAGTCCTTCGCCAGCAGTCGGAATCCATCTATAATTTCCAGACGGCCAACGCGTCGCAGGAACGTTCCTATAAGAAGCAGCTGATCGAGATTTATGGCTATCCCTATGAAGATGATATCGGAACCGGTCGTACCTACAGTGAAGGCTACGACGGTCCGGATTTATATCATTACATGTACGTCGATATGGCGGCATTGGGATGGAGCGGCACCGATATCGAGCCGGTGGATGCCTTTACCTATGAATTTAAAGCCGATAACGACGCGTCATACTACATGAGCTATGGTTTCGACACCAATGCCGTGGCGGGAACTCAGAAGGATGGGGTCACCAACACCCTGACCTTTTCCTGGGCGGAAAACGGACTGCCGGTCATGCCCTCGGAATGGAGCGGCCAACGCCGTGCGGTGGGCAAACTCCAAACAGCCTGGTCGGATTATCTGCTGGCTCATCTCGCCTATGAAAAGGCCGTGGAATATTATGAGCAGCGCATTGCGTTATGCGATGCCGGTCTAACGTATTATACGGAAACATGGTATCCGCAGAATGAGCACATCCAAAATGAAAATATTGATTTGGCAGTCTATGAAGCGGGTATGAAAACAGTGATTAAGTCTGCCAGTTTCATAAAGGATTATAAGAAAATGACCGCGCTGAGTAAGTCCATGGTGATTAGCAATGCCATTGCCGATCTGCCTTCGTCAGAAATTGTGGGGATGTCGGATGGAGGCGATATCTTTTTCGCTGTTCGTGCGGCACTGACAGCTCAGAATGCGGCTGCTGCCTATATTGGATCATGGGGTGATCTGTTCAGTAAGCATTGGACCGAGGCGTTAGAGATAACGGATGCGATCTGGGGACTGGCGAACAAAATTGATCAGGCGGAGTGGACCTTTGACTCGGGAAATCACTCCCAGCAGGCGTCTCTTAAGGAGAAAACCCGCGATCTGCAGGAAGCGTTATGGGACGTGAAACGTGCTTTTGAGACGCTTAATGCGGCATACAACCATTATGCGGTCGTGCTGACCGAAGGCGAACGCCTGCTGCAGGAGCGCGAAGTTACGCGTGAAGCGGCCGCCAATCAGGTGGCATCCGGTCGCTATCGTGATATGGCCTTCCGTTTGTGGCGCAGTGATCTGCTGCAGCGGTATGCCTCCAGCTTTGATCTGGCTGCCATGTATACCTATCTGGCCGCCAAAGCCTACGACTATGAAACCGCCATGCTGTCCACCGATGCCGCTAACGATCCGGGCAGTAAATTCCTCGCCTCAGTGGTCAAAGCCCGCACACTGGGTTCCATAAGCGATGCCGGCGAACCGTTGGTAGGCGGAAAACAGGGTGATCCCGGTCTGGCCGATATTCTGGCGCGCATGAAGGCGAACTGGAGTGTGTTGGAAGGACGTCTCGGCTTTAATAACCCCGAAAAGGAAACCAGTCAGATATCCCTCCGTTCAGAATTGTTCCGCATTCTGCCGGGCGCAGACGGCGATGAAAACTGGCGCAATGCCCTTGAAGCCTGCAAGGTCGATGACCTGTTCGAACTGGATGTATTCCGTCGCTACTGTCAGCCCTTCACCAGTCAGGATGGACTGAATCAGAAGGAACCCGGACTCGTGATTCCCTTCAGTTCCACCATTGATTATGCGCGGAATTTCTTCGGCAAAGAATTGGCGGGTGGCGATCACGCCTTTGATTCGTCCCATTTTGCCACAAAAATCCGCAGTGTCGGCATCTGGCTCAGTAATTACAATGCCAACGTGTCGACCACCGGACTCGGTCTCGCCGATACCCCGCGCGTATACATCGTGCCCGCCGGCAGCGACGCCCAGCGTTCGCCTACGGATTCTTCCGGCACCGCCCGTTATTGGAAGGTGCTCGATCAGGCCGTTCCCGTGCCCTATGCCCTGGATGACGATGATCTGGATACCACCGATTACATTCCGCTCTACGATTCCCTCAGCGGTGGATTTGCCGAATTGCGCCGATACGCCTCCATGCGTGCCTATCATGATTCGGGCACCTATGACGAAAGCCAGTTCAACAGCAGTTCCCGCCTCGTCGGACGCAGCGTGTGGAATACCCAGTGGTACCTGATTATCCCCGCCGGCACATTAAACGCCAACCGCACCCTCGCCCTGGAATCCTTCATCAACGGCACCTCATTGGACGGAAACGGCGTAAAAGATATAAAAATCATGTTCGAAACCTATTCCAACGCAGGGAATTGATGTGAGTACGTGGGTGAAACATAGGCGAAAATCGCCGCAACCCCGTTGGGGTTGGGTTTTCGGGTTGCCGTGTCCCCAGGGTAGGCGCGCCCGCCAACCCTGGGCTGTGTGCCGTAACGCCGTTGGCGTATCCCATGATACCAAGCATTTTGCCCCATCCAACCCCAACGGGGTTGTGGCGATGAAACAATTTCAACCTGTCGTGACACGAAATGGAACAACATCATGAAAAATAAAATTCTCCTATACGGAATAATCATTGCAACGGCCCTGACCTCTCCGGCAACCCGGGCGGGGGTGCCTGAACCTTCTTTTCGTTTTTATGGACAGGTTCGGAATGAATTCGGCTGGCCGGTGACGTCGGATGATGCCCTGACGCTGGAATTGCAGGTGGGCGATGAAGTGATTGATCGCGCATCAATTTCCGAACGCTCGGGTACCGGGGTTAATTTTGTGCTGGAAGCACCCTGCGATGCAGGAACGGATTCGGCACGGTACGCGGACTTTGCGGTGCGTTCCGGCGATGTCGTTGCTGTTCATGCTCTGGATGGCACCAATGTGGTACCGGTGATGCATGTGGATGCGATTCCAGCGGTGGGGATCGCTGGCGATGCAATACGCGTTGATATTCAACTGGGCACGGATTCGGACAACGACGGATTGTCGGATCGCTGGGAAAATATCATCATAAACAATGATGCTAATGATGATATACGCACTCTTGCCGATGTGTCCGCCACCGACGATTATGACGGCGACGGGGTTTCCAATGCCGATGAGTTTTTCTCCGGAACAAGTCCCGTCTTTGAAGGCGATGTATTTGAACTGCTCGATTTTATGAAAACCGCCGACGGAAGTCCGGCCTTGTGTTTTGCCACCGTCGTCGGGTTTACGTATCAGATCACCGCCACGACCGCGCCGGGCAGTGACGAATGGATCCCGGTTCCCTTCCGTTTGACGCCCGATGGAACGACCATGCAGAGTTATACCGAGACCCAGAGCGCCTCGCGTTATTTTTATGTGGAATTTGACCAGCCCATGTCGTTGTTCAGGTTGGAGCAGATGTAAAAATGGACCAGAGAGGTGTTTTAAGAATGTTCCAATGGTTGGAACTTTTTGACCGGCCGCGCCGACGCTCTGCGTTCCCGGTTTTTAAAAGTTCCAATGATTGGAACTTTTCAAAATGCGCCGCCAAAAAAGTTCCAATGATTGGAACTTTTTGTCTCGCATTTGTTTTGTGTTTTACGGGGGTGTGCCGGGCGGAATCGTGGACCAATGCGGCGGGTCATGCGGTGGAGGCCAAGGCCATGGGAATGGAAGGGGATACGCTGGTGCTGATGGATGCGCGCGGGCAGCTTTTGCGTTTGCCGCTGTTTAGTTTGTCGGCGGATGAACA of Spartobacteria bacterium contains these proteins:
- a CDS encoding LamG domain-containing protein, which encodes MTQHVQERQPNGKSSMKSQTWFDKLGWGQCAWIGMTVAGLFFGVAHAVADGTNTVSLKFPADMVLPLNHVDTYFSSNNVSLYQQGGGSAGVRLSGGVIKYPVATNTSSPAVAYKLASSDFGHNIEHDKPDAYLGEPLDPPELEDGYSIDWSYMLSNGIPDGASAVYSPSVPAVYATQGGVLYLNWLVVNSADESVTTNQVTYTVANSSTGRPYRIYWTDDPYNAPPVSLAGQFYKIYYTVDCPAAVYQVTTNVNGIITSNVLYGVYTDSASNLRVAASDDNHVEGLFLLQYFKTGNYKEQTGMIVVEAKRPNITTVDADIGSPIWPVSAGYDTDGLEAIVTQSSGSDGTSYLFQQSGGTKDGWVFPVGSTLAEPWNIEIYWEAPDLMGTYWPFEVDWYAADWPDDPQLFVRGDGIGGDYGANVYVPSSMVASVMSYQEPPDHASIVSNNIFVTTTNNGLSLLRLDTDSDVWFVPVKSVGRTYSRFDLTGKVWDIGKEIRPFESAWSMNFPQYTSCLKVDELELADSFSLECWIYTPNLAVVTNGELVIFDQNTQAYSDYHDYNTIVRLQIEPANGSTEALCLNGYMSSGNSSADYVVDTYSATPLESYTWYHVMFTYDSTLGEASLYVNGELQQTDKVKGSRLSGSSAFYIGRRNNDGSESLQTNFRGLIDEVRIWTRALSESQAYSIYDGEMKGYSLDQLRSAGLQAYWPMSPDNIQNATDTSFELKDVAGGITATAYFDAVLLPEGAVGLCGLDGYSAYHGYIYTPFGTDYNADLYAESSSASPNANSYIYGVNTNSSLEVWWSQEMKQDDMPDPMYFPAQVQHYDNQWPESASEMVLASFAGSSAGNVAETGAALVLNPDRDSYAQAQSGVYFDGDFTIEGWVFLNKLTPYARLLEYGNGPGTNSIMLSVTAGSECRPYLDIFDSYGNASSFNATSLIPTGRWVHVAATWSDGIGTLYIDGNEAGSAANMISPEKVVRHQNYIGHSEWDDSAHPPMDGMVDEVRIWDSARTLQQIRYDMFANYELQTVDGLVMNLPFDEGEGVLTRDVVSGKWVLCKRAEWVEPGAPKATRHVYSSDENASIYYRNTSTDDGYNPNEEHAFITEYAGGYTVFALRDDLNRAGESEPYVLVNYQDTDTDTWKMDLFHVVRTNRLYQKFELEMTAGEVQPGPIPLTLLPNPWTSATTCDQGPGWRDRELVWWAKASTDTNDWQYATNEIAGKMIMRNYYPMQSSFWFPNIAAADQPAVQTPIPWLYDTTTNFWVIPNYPTKYDPIAVCWTVSWPTNVAQLDVGQTLTTAEGDLPDIWDQNSVDLLYQQSKVRTSVDSVSLYDPIQDQSGTLSYSLEEYGLETTGDHPAIYNRNGKYYFSDLSPDISGRLYFDPARSEGNLRFEGQDVAGLTQSYLLVNVLSDEQRQQVLDLVLGNVDSSNEYTDVQQDWNLTVSQLATSIVPEESNIPFDHLALTALGTGTGYITLVMNNATNQAMGVASSDPISMSVIQVTSNLTPGVVIPLEDGYNTLSDQMTMLHSLDFAGTQQHFEYDWRRHDPNADGTTPDDPDGSLVYEQGTGVYAVVIGGESATLDDMVNRFFAVRYRAVSSNAVAVCGTNWSEFTSFALSEGWVQRVLNAITPFEQRMRDLYDNEVETDGSMIQQAGAPYAGDVALNMDSVENVGLIQLYQTVLNRAIDLSLNQGIDSINANQQLMLAATRLNDLYMLLGNEAYSDAQDPTVGFGSTQSPVTGGSIDYGQMASSLFCFDNQVPTLLDEELALLRGVGTSNLSPGTDVYPVENRLWWNFTKGITAGEVAYAMNYNIKGLTNAIIDATVAKEYYPQGHGDAWGYYLDALWGYYSLMQYTNFDWGAPSITPMLMNDVTIDADYFDEEKFAQSAAAMARTGRDIVHRTYCKAYTEYSDGTLFPGYTDSNPDRAWGVSEWGSRAGMGAFYNWVAAQSLLPMPSDWQDTDASVTFSPDSYVALPDSVGFEGDFTIEAWVKLREFAPYAEALSFGTGSLTNNVFLSLSDNAALRPYLDIVDESGHSTSVSSDMLLDADTWYHIAVVLEDTTASLYINGELHGTQTGMNVPIGVIRTSNRLGLSDLGDSSHHTVPGKLSDVRIWDTARVQSDIQNDMNRRLAGTETGLFAYWPMNTGSGTMVYDLTRKGLNGSFAGDVSWSEDSPDLSISADFTDEGILKIDRSTVPALDELASTSRSIQREVDNADQCLNPLGLSRDAVLFDISPAALESGQSHFEQIEERAEKALVNAKSAFDAASEAGKVLRQQSESIYNFQTANASQERSYKKQLIEIYGYPYEDDIGTGRTYSEGYDGPDLYHYMYVDMAALGWSGTDIEPVDAFTYEFKADNDASYYMSYGFDTNAVAGTQKDGVTNTLTFSWAENGLPVMPSEWSGQRRAVGKLQTAWSDYLLAHLAYEKAVEYYEQRIALCDAGLTYYTETWYPQNEHIQNENIDLAVYEAGMKTVIKSASFIKDYKKMTALSKSMVISNAIADLPSSEIVGMSDGGDIFFAVRAALTAQNAAAAYIGSWGDLFSKHWTEALEITDAIWGLANKIDQAEWTFDSGNHSQQASLKEKTRDLQEALWDVKRAFETLNAAYNHYAVVLTEGERLLQEREVTREAAANQVASGRYRDMAFRLWRSDLLQRYASSFDLAAMYTYLAAKAYDYETAMLSTDAANDPGSKFLASVVKARTLGSISDAGEPLVGGKQGDPGLADILARMKANWSVLEGRLGFNNPEKETSQISLRSELFRILPGADGDENWRNALEACKVDDLFELDVFRRYCQPFTSQDGLNQKEPGLVIPFSSTIDYARNFFGKELAGGDHAFDSSHFATKIRSVGIWLSNYNANVSTTGLGLADTPRVYIVPAGSDAQRSPTDSSGTARYWKVLDQAVPVPYALDDDDLDTTDYIPLYDSLSGGFAELRRYASMRAYHDSGTYDESQFNSSSRLVGRSVWNTQWYLIIPAGTLNANRTLALESFINGTSLDGNGVKDIKIMFETYSNAGN